The following proteins come from a genomic window of Chanos chanos chromosome 15, fChaCha1.1, whole genome shotgun sequence:
- the wasf3a gene encoding wiskott-Aldrich syndrome protein family member 3, with protein MPLVKRNIEPRHLCHGALPEGIGSELECVTNNTLSAIIRQLSSLSKHAEDVFGELFNEANTFYLRANSLQDRIDRLAIKVTQLDSSMEEVSLQDINMRKAFRSATIQDQQVVSKSSIPNPVAEMYNNSDKPPPLNILSKYRDDLTDGMRFYTDPSYFFDLWKEKMLQDTEDKRKERRRQREQKRCVDGTLPREVKKVRKARNRRQEWNMMAFDKELRPDHRHPHTLHRGASSEGSLSPDSRPLGPDIPDYPITAGHPHIPPNHVHPHTEISTGPSGGVEHEYHSIGGTVGANVGVGVAMGYRVGTLSRTHPPPVQNPPREGGVNGNITLPPADYGMMEYYASSGPPPLPPGPPIPSAQTAFATPLMGTTPPPPHACPVSGIIGYPLPPVPPPGPILAPPPPGPPPPPTPPALPLSIGFGEAKRQESQPITDARSDLLSAIRMGIQLKKVQEQQEQQAKREPVGNDVATILSRRIAVEYSDSDDDSELDENEWSD; from the exons ATGCCCCTGGTGAAGAGGAACATCGAGCCACGACACCTCTGCCACGGGGCACTGCCAGAGGGCATCGGCAGCGAACTGGAGTGTGTgaccaacaacacactgtctgccATCATACGCCAGCTCAGCAGcctca gtaaaCATGCAGAGGACGTCTTTGGTGAACTCTTCAATGAGGCCAATACATTTTACCTACGTGCAAACTCACTGCAGGATCGCATCGATCGACTCGCCATCAAAGTCACCCAACTCGACTCCAGCATGGAGGAAG TCTCTCTCCAGGACATAAACATGCGGAAAGCCTTCAGGAGTGCTACCATTCAGGACCAGCAGGTGGTGTCCAAGAGTAGCATCCCCAACCCAGTGGCAGAGATGTACAACAACAGCGATAAACCACCACCTCTCAACATCCTCTCCaagtacag GGACGACCTCACGGACGGGATGAGGTTTTACACGGACCCCTCTTACTTCTTCGACCTGTGGAAAGAAAAGATGCTGCAAGATACGGAAGataagaggaaagagaggaggagacagaga gagCAGAAGCGCTGTGTGGATGGTACGTTGCCACGAGAGGTCAAGAAGGTGCGTAAGGCTCGTAACCGGCGTCAGGAGTGGAATATGATGGCCTTTGATAAAGAGCTGCGGCCAGACCACCGCCATCCCCACACTCTCCACCGGGGGGCGTCGTCTGAGGGCTCACTGTCCCCTGACAGCAG GCCACTAGGCCCTGATATTCCAGACTACCCAATCACAGCAGGTCATCCCCACATTCCACCCAATCAcgtgcacccacacacagagatttcAACAGGACCTAGTGGAGGGGTAGAGCATGAATACCACAGCATTGGAGGAACTGTCGGAGCAAATGTGGGAGTGGGCGTGGCCATGGGATACAGAGTTGGCACACTAAGCCGTACCCACCCACCCCCTGTCCAAAATCCACCCCGTGAGGGTGGAGTCAATGGAAACATCACCCTCCCACCTGCAGACTACGG aatgATGGAGTATTATGCTAGTTCTGGTCCTCCTCCACTTCCCCCTGGTCCTCCCATTCCGTCTGCACAGACGGCTTTTGCCACGCCCCTCATGGGCACtactccaccccctccccatgcTTGTCCAGTCTCTGGGATCATAGGCTATCCTCTTCCACCTGTCCCACCTCCTGGACCCATCCTGGCCCCGCCCCCCCCAGGTCCCCCACCGCCTCCCACTCCTCCAGCACTCCCCCTCTCTATTGGCTTTGGAGAAGCAAAGAGACAGGAATCCCAGCCAATTACAGACGCTCGAAGTGACCTCCTGTCAGCTATACGaatgg gtatccAGCTGAAGAAAGTCCAGGAGCAACAGGAGCAGCAGGCTAAGAGAGAGCCTGTCGGTAACGATGTGGCCACCATCTTGTCCCGACGCATCGCCGTGGAGTACAGCGACTCAGACGACGATTCAGAACTCGACGAAAACGAGTGGTCAGATTAA
- the LOC115828809 gene encoding protein shisa-3-like: protein MNSITYTAVVFVTVTLLASFITTATSGEYCHGWRDTRASWREGFLCPERLDRKDAIICCGSCDLRYCCSNGGARLDQGACNNHERVQKPETDSEGLDAAEFPVHVPFLIVGSVFVLFVIVGLVVAVYFCLSQRAVTSTDAEVTEPRARDPAAEGGPLTVSTGTSCGSSSSLYLLNANQTNACPSLPNQSHHSLEKPIPHSSPPKAYALPHPSLPSPVTFPTVLHPAVFPAPMLHAYAASTSTLRSPQREYRSAPSPCPAPSCSSAVHRTAEVIL, encoded by the exons ATGAACAGCATCACGTATACCGCCGTTGTTTTTGTCACCGTTACCTTACTCGCGTCTTTTATCACAACTGCCACGAGTGGGGAGTACTGTCACGGCTGGAGAGACACGCGGGCCAGTTGGCGGGAAGGTTTCCTCTGTCCCGAGCGTTTGGATCGAAAAGATGCAATAATCTGCTGCGGTAGCTGCGACCTGCGGTACTGCTGCTCTAACGGCGGGGCCAGACTGGACCAGGGGGCTTGCAATAACCATGAGAGAGTCCAGAAGCCAGAAACCGACTCAGAGGGCCTAGACGCAGCAG AATTTCCCGTTCATGTGCCATTCCTGATAGTgggctctgtgtttgtgttgtttgtgattgtgGGTTTAGTCGTGGCAGTGTATTTCTGCCTCAGTCAGAGAGCAGTCACCTCGACGGACGCGGAGGTGACGGAGCCCAGGGCACGAGACCCCGCGGCAGAGGGGGGGCCACTGACTGTGAGCACGGGCACCTCATGTGggtcctcctcctccctctaccTTCTCAACGCCAATCAGACCAACGCTTGCCCAAGCCTGCCAAACCAATCCCATCATTCCCTGGAAAAGCCTATTCCTCACAGCAGTCCACCAAAAGCCTACGCGCTTCCACATCCCAGTCTGCCCAGCCCAGTGACCTTTCCAACCGTTCTCCACCCCGCTGTGTTTCCAGCCCCAATGCTACACGCGTATGCCGCCTCCACATCCACCCTGCGCTCCCCACAGAGAGAGTACAGGTCTGCTCCCTCTCCCTGCCCCGCTCCGAGCTGCTCCAGCGCAGTCCACAGAACCGCTGAGGTCATTCTGTGA